In Paroedura picta isolate Pp20150507F chromosome 1, Ppicta_v3.0, whole genome shotgun sequence, the following are encoded in one genomic region:
- the GOLPH3L gene encoding Golgi phosphoprotein 3-like: MTTLTHRARRAEVGRSADKRPEGEEDPQLDGQPDDGDAGDSKDIRLTLMEEVLLLGLKDKEGYTSFWNDCISSGLRGGILIELAMRGRIQLEPQTLRKKRLLDRKVLLKSDTPTGDVLLDETLRHLKATEPAETVQTWIELLTGETWNPFKLQYQLRNVRERIAKNLVEKGILTTEKQNFLLFDMTTHPVTNTTEKQRLVKKLQESVLDRWVNDPHRMDKRTLALLVLAHASDVLENVFTSLADEKYDIAMNRSKDLLDREPEVEAAKTGSVEMIWAVLAAFNKS, translated from the exons ATGACGACGCTCACTCACCGGGCGCGGCGGGCGGAGGTCGGCCGGAGCGCCGACAAGCGGCCAGAAGGCGAGGAGGACCCCCAGCTAGACGGGCAGCCGGACGACGGGGACGCTGGCGACTCCAAAGACATCCGCCTCACCCTCATGGAGGAGGTTCTTCTGCTGGGCTTGAAGGATAAGGAG GGCTACACGTCGTTTTGGAACGACTGCATCTCCTCGGGCCTGCGTGGCGGCATCCTCATCGAGCTGGCCATGAGGGGGAGGATACAGCTGGAGCCGCAAACCCTGAGGAAAAAGCGGCTGCTGGACCGCAAG GTCCTCCTCAAATCAGACACCCCCACCGGGGACGTGCTCCTGGACGAGACGCTCCGGCACCTCAAAGCCACGGAACCCGCTGAGACGGTGCAGACTTGGATCGAGCTGCTGACGG GAGAAACCTGGAACCCCTTCAAGCTCCAGTACCAGCTGCGCAACGTACGGGAGAGGATCGCCAAGAACCTGGTGGAGAAGGGGATCCTGACCACGGAGAAGCAGAACTTCCTCCTCTTTGACATGACCACCCACCCAGTGACGAACACGACCGAGAAGCAGCGCCTGGTCAAGAAGCTCCAGGAGAGCGTCTTGGACCGGTGGGTCAACGACCCCCACCGCATGGACAAGAGGACCTTGGCTCTACTGGTGTTGGCCCACGCCTCCGACGTGCTGGAGAACGTCTTCACCAGCCTGGCTGACGAAAAATACGACATTGCGATGAACCGGTCCAAGGACTTGCTGGACAGAGAGCCCGAGGTCGAAGCGGCCAAGACGGGCAGCGTGGAGATGATATGGGCCGTCCTGGCCGCTTTCAACAAGTCTTAA